In Pedobacter heparinus DSM 2366, the following are encoded in one genomic region:
- a CDS encoding LemA family protein: MKRTVLTIAGLLVLVVSMSGCGYNSMVKLDEDVKAKWNQVETQYQRRSDLIPNLVNTVKGAAKFEQSTLTQVTEARAKATQVTVDPDKLTPENIEKFQAAQGQVSQALGRLLMVTENYPELKATEQFRDVSAELAGTENRIAVARKDFNESVQTYNTKVRSFPNNLMAGIFGFSQKAGFKADPGSEKAPKVEF; the protein is encoded by the coding sequence ATGAAAAGAACAGTATTGACAATAGCAGGTCTTCTGGTCCTGGTTGTATCTATGAGTGGATGTGGCTATAACAGCATGGTTAAACTTGACGAAGATGTAAAAGCAAAGTGGAACCAGGTAGAAACCCAGTACCAGCGCCGGTCAGATCTGATCCCTAATTTAGTGAATACCGTTAAGGGTGCTGCAAAATTTGAGCAGAGTACCTTAACCCAGGTAACAGAGGCACGCGCCAAGGCTACACAGGTTACTGTTGATCCTGATAAATTAACACCGGAAAATATAGAGAAATTCCAGGCCGCACAAGGCCAGGTAAGCCAGGCTTTGGGCCGTTTACTGATGGTAACAGAGAATTACCCTGAATTAAAGGCCACAGAACAGTTCAGGGATGTTTCGGCCGAATTGGCAGGAACGGAAAACAGGATAGCCGTTGCACGTAAGGATTTTAACGAATCGGTTCAGACTTACAATACCAAAGTAAGGTCTTTCCCCAACAACCTGATGGCAGGAATATTTGGTTTTAGTCAAAAAGCAGGCTTTAAAGCAGACCCAGGTTCAGAAAAAGCACCTAAAGTAGAATTCTAA
- a CDS encoding TPM domain-containing protein gives MKKSIIAFLLILFATAGFAQDFPAKPNTLVNDYTGTLSADQLQNLERKLVAFDDSTSIQVAIAVLKSVGEYDINEYALELGRKWGVGTKGKDNGVMIVVALGDRKIAIQTGYGVEGVLPDMYTRRIIDNEIKPYFKAGDYYRGLDAGTDAIISVTKGEYKNDKPKAGKTGSGASGVLIIIIIVVVVIIVLKRGGGGGGGSQVIGGRGVADALFWSMLLGGGRSSGGGGGGWGGGSSGGGGGFGGFGGGSFGGGGSSGSW, from the coding sequence ATGAAAAAATCAATCATAGCCTTTTTACTTATTTTATTCGCTACAGCGGGCTTTGCTCAGGACTTTCCGGCGAAGCCCAATACCCTGGTCAACGATTATACCGGGACACTTTCTGCAGATCAGCTGCAAAATCTGGAACGTAAGCTGGTTGCTTTTGACGATTCAACCTCTATCCAGGTGGCTATAGCGGTACTCAAGTCCGTGGGCGAATACGACATCAATGAATATGCGCTGGAACTAGGCAGAAAATGGGGAGTAGGCACCAAGGGCAAGGACAATGGTGTAATGATTGTAGTTGCGCTGGGCGACCGAAAAATAGCCATCCAGACGGGCTATGGCGTTGAGGGTGTATTGCCAGATATGTATACCCGGCGAATCATTGACAATGAAATTAAACCTTATTTTAAGGCAGGTGATTATTATAGGGGCCTGGATGCAGGAACCGATGCCATCATCAGCGTAACCAAGGGTGAATATAAAAACGATAAACCTAAAGCTGGTAAAACCGGTAGCGGCGCTTCAGGTGTACTGATCATTATCATTATTGTGGTGGTCGTAATTATTGTGCTGAAAAGAGGCGGTGGCGGTGGCGGTGGCAGTCAGGTTATTGGTGGCCGTGGTGTTGCCGACGCACTGTTCTGGAGTATGCTGCTGGGCGGCGGAAGAAGTTCAGGCGGTGGTGGAGGCGGCTGGGGTGGCGGCAGTAGCGGCGGCGGCGGTGGCTTCGGTGGTTTTGGCGGCGGTAGTTTTGGCGGTGGCGGAAGCAGCGGCAGCTGGTAA
- a CDS encoding NUDIX hydrolase, producing MEILKWKKLSSKYLVQEKWATLRVDTCELQNGAIKDDYYVLEYPNWVNAIALTEENKVIMVRQYRHPADIISLEIPGGVIDGEELPEAAIKRELLEETGYSFKSAELIATLYANPATANNVTYTYLLKGGTKTAEQHLDDHEILNVEEYTIEELKQLLAEHKIDQALHCAALFYGLMKLGL from the coding sequence ATGGAAATACTAAAATGGAAAAAGCTTTCCTCAAAATACCTGGTGCAAGAAAAATGGGCTACTTTAAGGGTAGACACCTGTGAGCTGCAAAATGGAGCTATAAAGGACGACTATTATGTACTTGAATATCCAAACTGGGTAAATGCCATAGCACTCACGGAAGAAAATAAAGTAATCATGGTACGTCAGTACAGACATCCCGCCGATATTATATCACTGGAAATACCTGGTGGTGTAATTGATGGGGAAGAGCTCCCTGAAGCTGCCATAAAACGGGAACTGCTGGAAGAAACCGGTTATTCTTTTAAAAGCGCAGAACTGATTGCAACATTATATGCCAACCCTGCAACTGCAAATAATGTAACCTATACCTATTTACTGAAGGGAGGCACAAAAACTGCCGAGCAGCATCTGGATGATCATGAAATCTTAAATGTGGAAGAATATACGATTGAAGAGCTGAAGCAATTGCTTGCGGAGCATAAAATAGATCAGGCTTTACATTGTGCCGCCTTGTTTTACGGCTTAATGAAGCTTGGGCTTTAA
- a CDS encoding NAD(P)/FAD-dependent oxidoreductase, with product MQKEIEITMAPESMGSETAVKEALSAALKVDLARIKGYKVLKRSIDARSRKVIYRLQVKAFIDEPALADIFTINYQNVSNARPVIIVGAGPAGLFAALQCIENGLKPIVLERGKDVKQRRRDLAAINKEGLVNTESNYCYGEGGAGTYSDGKLYTRSNKRGDINKVLQIFVQHGATADILVDARPHIGTNKLPHIITAIRETILNAGGEMHFDQKVTDLLVSFGQIKGVVVNGTNRLLADAVILATGHSARDIYELLHHKGILVEAKPFALGVRIEHPQAIIDAAQYHCDVRSEFLPPAYYSLVEQVGSRGVFSFCMCPGGIIAPCATYKNEIVVNGWSPSKRNNPFANSGTVVQIMLEDVKGDDPLRMMHFQARLEQTAFNLGGGKLVAPAQRMVDFVEGRLSADLPKNSYLPGTKSAILKDTLPDFVSSSLKNALPVFGKKMKGYYTNEAILVGVESRSSSPVRIPRDRETFQHPQVAGLYPCAEGAGYAGGIVSAAIDGVNCANAVLRTV from the coding sequence ATGCAAAAGGAAATAGAAATTACAATGGCCCCGGAAAGTATGGGGTCTGAAACTGCTGTTAAAGAAGCGCTGTCAGCGGCGCTTAAAGTCGATTTAGCACGTATAAAGGGCTATAAGGTGCTTAAACGCTCTATTGATGCACGCTCCAGAAAAGTAATATATCGTTTGCAGGTAAAGGCATTTATTGATGAACCGGCTTTGGCAGATATTTTTACCATAAACTATCAAAATGTCAGTAATGCCAGGCCTGTGATTATTGTAGGTGCCGGGCCTGCCGGCCTTTTCGCTGCACTGCAATGTATAGAGAACGGGTTAAAGCCCATAGTTTTGGAACGTGGCAAAGATGTGAAACAACGCCGGAGAGATCTGGCTGCCATTAACAAAGAAGGCCTGGTTAACACAGAATCTAATTATTGTTATGGCGAAGGCGGTGCCGGAACCTATTCGGACGGAAAACTGTATACCCGTTCCAATAAAAGGGGCGACATCAATAAAGTGCTGCAAATTTTTGTACAGCATGGGGCCACAGCTGATATACTGGTAGATGCCAGGCCCCATATCGGAACCAATAAGCTGCCCCATATCATCACTGCCATCAGAGAAACCATTTTAAATGCGGGTGGGGAAATGCATTTTGATCAGAAAGTAACGGATTTGCTGGTTAGTTTTGGGCAGATCAAAGGCGTAGTGGTTAATGGTACGAACCGCTTGCTGGCCGATGCTGTTATCCTGGCTACGGGCCATTCTGCACGTGATATATACGAATTGCTACACCATAAAGGCATTTTGGTTGAAGCCAAACCATTTGCTTTGGGTGTTAGGATTGAGCATCCACAGGCCATTATCGATGCTGCACAATACCATTGTGATGTTCGCAGTGAATTTTTGCCTCCGGCTTATTACAGTTTGGTAGAACAGGTAGGCAGCAGGGGAGTATTTTCTTTCTGCATGTGCCCGGGGGGTATTATAGCACCCTGTGCTACTTATAAAAACGAGATTGTGGTAAACGGCTGGTCGCCCTCAAAGCGAAACAATCCGTTTGCGAATTCAGGAACGGTGGTACAGATCATGCTGGAGGATGTAAAAGGTGACGATCCTTTACGGATGATGCATTTCCAGGCCCGGCTGGAACAAACTGCCTTTAATTTGGGTGGTGGCAAGCTGGTTGCACCTGCACAGCGGATGGTCGACTTTGTAGAAGGCCGTCTTTCGGCCGATCTTCCTAAAAATTCATACCTTCCGGGAACAAAAAGTGCAATCCTTAAAGATACGCTGCCTGATTTTGTTTCATCGAGTTTAAAAAATGCCCTGCCTGTTTTTGGGAAAAAGATGAAAGGCTATTATACCAATGAAGCAATTTTAGTAGGTGTGGAAAGCAGAAGCTCCTCTCCTGTGCGTATTCCCCGAGACCGGGAAACCTTTCAGCATCCTCAGGTTGCCGGGCTATATCCCTGCGCAGAAGGTGCAGGCTATGCAGGCGGAATAGTTTCGGCGGCTATTGATGGGGTAAATTGTGCCAACGCCGTACTCAGGACAGTTTAA
- a CDS encoding TPM domain-containing protein produces the protein MGIFSEQDQELIANAIAEAEKGTSGEIRIAVEKHCSGDAIERATSYFAKLGMDKTAKHNGVLIYLAYIDHKFAIIGDSGINKVVPSDFWETTQIAMKAHFAGGNIVQGIIAGIVLAGEKLALYFPFEGDDINELPNEIIFMDQHKTN, from the coding sequence ATGGGCATATTTTCAGAACAAGACCAGGAGCTCATTGCAAATGCAATTGCAGAGGCCGAAAAAGGTACATCAGGCGAAATCAGAATAGCCGTAGAAAAACATTGCAGTGGCGATGCTATTGAACGCGCGACTTCTTATTTTGCGAAGTTGGGCATGGATAAAACAGCAAAACACAATGGTGTGCTGATCTATCTGGCTTATATTGACCATAAATTTGCGATAATTGGCGACAGTGGCATTAACAAAGTAGTGCCCTCCGACTTCTGGGAAACTACTCAGATTGCCATGAAAGCACATTTTGCAGGCGGCAATATTGTGCAGGGAATTATAGCCGGTATAGTACTGGCAGGCGAAAAACTGGCCTTATATTTCCCATTTGAAGGAGATGACATCAATGAGCTGCCCAATGAAATTATTTTTATGGACCAACACAAAACAAATTAG
- a CDS encoding CoA-binding protein → MKKTLIIGASPNPARYAYLAANMLKSKGHEIVNVGVKKGTVADVEIEEPGSIHPDIHTITLYIGPHLQKQYYNYILETHPKRVVFNPGTENEELESLLKANAIEPVEACTLVLLSTGQY, encoded by the coding sequence ATGAAAAAGACATTAATAATAGGCGCAAGTCCGAATCCCGCACGATATGCTTACCTGGCAGCAAACATGCTCAAGTCTAAAGGACATGAAATTGTGAATGTAGGCGTAAAGAAAGGGACAGTGGCAGATGTGGAAATAGAAGAGCCGGGTAGTATTCATCCGGATATTCATACCATTACCTTATATATAGGCCCTCATCTGCAAAAGCAGTATTACAATTATATCCTGGAAACCCATCCAAAACGGGTTGTTTTTAATCCGGGAACGGAGAACGAAGAATTGGAAAGCTTACTTAAAGCCAATGCTATTGAGCCGGTAGAAGCCTGTACACTGGTATTGTTGTCGACCGGACAGTATTAA